The bacterium genome has a segment encoding these proteins:
- a CDS encoding Ni/Fe-hydrogenase cytochrome b subunit, translating into MKIKLPKPTFWTFVLAAIWAGGLYATFHRFYYGLGATTHLSDQFPWGIWIGFDILVGVGLAAGGFAIAATVYIF; encoded by the coding sequence ATGAAAATAAAACTTCCCAAACCGACCTTCTGGACCTTCGTCCTCGCTGCCATCTGGGCGGGGGGACTCTATGCTACCTTTCACCGTTTTTACTATGGATTGGGGGCCACCACCCATCTTTCCGATCAATTTCCCTGGGGCATCTGGATCGGATTCGATATTCTGGTTGGTGTCGGTCTGGCCGCCGGCGGATTTGCCATAGCCGCGACGGTTTATATTTTT
- a CDS encoding 4Fe-4S dicluster domain-containing protein codes for MKAAILTDLTQCVGCEACALACKEINGLPRTSANNLLTAYTWSAVENRKGVNIRRQCMHCEEAACVSACPVGALTKTPEGAVIYDGHKCMGCRYCMIACPFGIPKYQWDKPIPVIEKCIFCYEKALKKGDQPACTRACPTGATLFGERSALIAEAQRRMEAQPDRYIPHLYGLREAGGTSVLYLSAVPFADLGFPANMIQDPYPKLTWKVLNKIPSIVTTGTALLAGIWWIVNRRIELQDSPEERV; via the coding sequence ATGAAAGCCGCTATTCTGACGGACTTGACCCAGTGCGTAGGCTGTGAAGCCTGCGCATTGGCATGTAAAGAGATCAACGGACTTCCCCGGACGTCCGCCAATAATCTGCTGACGGCCTATACCTGGAGTGCCGTGGAGAACCGCAAGGGCGTCAATATCCGCCGCCAGTGCATGCATTGTGAGGAGGCGGCCTGCGTCTCTGCATGCCCGGTTGGTGCCTTGACCAAGACTCCTGAGGGTGCGGTGATCTACGACGGCCACAAGTGTATGGGTTGCCGCTACTGCATGATCGCTTGTCCCTTCGGCATTCCCAAATACCAGTGGGACAAACCGATTCCCGTCATCGAAAAATGCATTTTCTGCTATGAAAAGGCCCTCAAGAAGGGGGATCAGCCGGCTTGTACCCGGGCGTGTCCGACCGGCGCGACTCTTTTTGGCGAGCGCTCCGCACTGATCGCCGAAGCGCAACGCAGGATGGAAGCACAGCCGGATCGCTACATCCCGCATCTTTACGGCTTGCGCGAGGCGGGTGGCACCTCGGTCCTTTATCTTTCGGCGGTGCCCTTCGCAGACCTCGGTTTTCCCGCCAATATGATCCAGGATCCATATCCCAAACTGACCTGGAAGGTCCTTAACAAGATCCCCAGTATCGTGACGACCGGTACCGCTTTACTCGCCGGCATTTGGTGGATTGTAAACCGGCGCATCGAGTTGCAGGATTCGCCCGAAGAACGGGTTTGA